A section of the Rhodospirillales bacterium genome encodes:
- a CDS encoding nicotinate-nucleotide adenylyltransferase gives MPAHAKGPRISGVNSAGLRIGILGGSFNPAHEGHLHITMLALKHLELDQVWWMVSPQNPLKSEEDMAPLADRMSSAETIAGKNTRILVTDIETRLNTRYTSSTLRALLTAFPYTRFIWLMGADNLQQIPRWEKWTFIFRMVPIAIFDRATYSFKALASKAAHRFQRYRVRPRNAASIVGKSPPAWVYFHSTLHPASGTEIRASRHKKSGAKSNKTSNSNKTLRGKK, from the coding sequence ATTCCAGCCCATGCCAAGGGCCCCCGGATTTCAGGGGTAAATTCGGCCGGATTGCGGATTGGCATTCTGGGGGGATCGTTCAATCCTGCCCATGAAGGCCATCTGCATATCACGATGCTGGCGTTGAAACATCTGGAGCTGGATCAAGTCTGGTGGATGGTTTCCCCCCAGAACCCCTTGAAATCAGAAGAAGATATGGCCCCGCTGGCCGACCGCATGTCATCGGCAGAAACCATCGCCGGGAAAAACACCCGCATTCTGGTGACCGACATCGAAACCAGGCTGAATACCCGCTATACCTCATCGACCCTGCGCGCCCTGCTGACGGCCTTTCCCTATACCCGGTTCATTTGGCTGATGGGGGCAGATAACCTTCAACAAATTCCACGATGGGAAAAATGGACCTTCATCTTCCGTATGGTCCCCATTGCGATTTTTGACCGCGCCACGTATTCTTTCAAGGCACTGGCAAGCAAAGCAGCGCACCGGTTTCAGCGATACCGGGTACGGCCACGGAATGCTGCTAGCATTGTTGGGAAATCGCCCCCTGCGTGGGTCTATTTTCATTCTACCCTGCATCCGGCATCGGGCACCGAAATCCGTGCATCGCGACATAAAAAATCTGGCGCTAAATCGAATAAGACATCTAATTCGAATAAGACATTGAGAGGTAAAAAATAG
- the rsfS gene encoding ribosome silencing factor — protein MVKTPSTKKKAPRARKRTPGANPRKLLKLVQKCLDDDQADDVTVIDLSGKTAFADFMIVASGRNTRHISAMASHLKAKIKTAGGLTPPTEGLNQSEWVLIDGGDVIIHLFHPEIRMSYNLEKMWGGAAWPEDSSEDHLEENPDGPKA, from the coding sequence ATGGTGAAAACCCCCTCGACCAAAAAGAAAGCACCCCGCGCGCGCAAAAGAACGCCGGGCGCTAATCCTCGGAAACTTCTGAAGCTTGTTCAGAAATGTCTGGATGATGATCAAGCCGATGACGTCACTGTCATCGACCTTTCGGGAAAAACTGCATTCGCTGATTTCATGATTGTCGCATCGGGTCGCAACACGCGCCATATCAGCGCCATGGCCAGCCACCTTAAGGCAAAGATCAAGACCGCCGGCGGGTTAACACCGCCCACGGAAGGATTGAATCAAAGCGAATGGGTCTTGATTGATGGCGGCGACGTTATCATTCACCTTTTCCACCCGGAAATCCGCATGTCTTATAATCTCGAAAAAATGTGGGGGGGTGCCGCATGGCCGGAAGACTCGTCCGAAGACCATCTGGAAGAAAACCCAGACGGACCAAAAGCCTGA
- the rlmH gene encoding 23S rRNA (pseudouridine(1915)-N(3))-methyltransferase RlmH: MRLTIIAIGKARKGPENDLFKVFADRVLWPITLIDVEERRPSSPAERVQREGQLLLSRIPDGAMVVALDGGGKTLSSEAFAARLGRYRDDGISDVAFIIGGADGLDPAIINKADLVLSLGAMTWPHQMVRAMIGEQIYRGQEILAGHPYHRAGPPPVSGKKPGKTR; this comes from the coding sequence ATGCGTCTAACCATCATCGCCATTGGCAAAGCCCGCAAAGGGCCAGAAAACGATCTATTCAAGGTTTTTGCCGACCGGGTTTTGTGGCCCATAACGTTGATCGATGTCGAAGAACGCCGGCCATCAAGCCCCGCAGAGCGCGTCCAACGCGAAGGCCAATTGTTGCTATCGCGCATCCCCGATGGGGCCATGGTTGTTGCCCTAGATGGCGGGGGAAAGACACTCTCCAGCGAAGCCTTTGCCGCACGCTTGGGGCGCTATAGAGATGACGGGATCAGCGATGTTGCCTTTATCATCGGCGGGGCCGACGGTCTGGACCCGGCCATTATAAACAAGGCTGATCTTGTGCTTTCCCTAGGTGCCATGACATGGCCCCATCAGATGGTCAGGGCCATGATTGGCGAACAAATCTATCGTGGGCAGGAAATTCTGGCAGGCCACCCCTATCACCGTGCCGGACCGCCACCTGTATCTGGAAAGAAGCCCGGGAAAACCCGTTAA
- a CDS encoding 2,3-bisphosphoglycerate-independent phosphoglycerate mutase, with product MPNSTQNNPNLQPTKVQPTPKPVVLCVLDGWGHRVAVEHNAIAAAKTPNWDRISTQCPHGLLEASALDVGLPPGQMGNSEVGHMNIGAGRVVMQDMPRIDAAIIDGSLALKPELAAFVEKLKSTNGTCHLMGLISTGGVHSHQDEIAALARILDACGVPVAVHVFLDGRDSPPQSAIGFLQKFEADLGPGPKIVTVTGRYYAMDRDTRWERIEQAYDGLVSAKGAPHATAQDVVNVAYANDITDEFITPAIIDGYQGMKDGDGIVMGNFRSDRAREILTALVDPKFDGFERSQTIALACALGMTEYSTALNTRMEALFKAQTLNNILGDVLSRADMSQLRIAETEKYAHVTFFFNGGVEEPMKHEERILVPSPKVATYDLEPEMSAKEITDHLVTAIGEDRFDFILVNYANGDMIGHTGNFDAAVIAAQTVDQSLGRLEKAVIDAGGVLMVTADHGNAEQMYDDETKQPHTAHTINLVPLILVNGPEPVTGIADGRLADIAPTVLALLGLTRPTEMTGKSLLEPTHGDGARERIQATA from the coding sequence ATGCCAAATTCGACACAAAACAACCCGAACCTTCAGCCAACCAAAGTGCAACCCACCCCCAAACCGGTGGTGCTTTGCGTGCTTGATGGTTGGGGACATCGGGTTGCGGTTGAACACAATGCAATTGCCGCAGCCAAAACGCCAAATTGGGACCGGATCAGCACCCAATGCCCCCATGGGTTACTGGAAGCATCGGCACTGGATGTCGGCCTGCCGCCTGGACAGATGGGAAATTCAGAAGTCGGCCATATGAACATTGGCGCAGGACGCGTTGTCATGCAGGACATGCCCAGAATTGATGCCGCCATCATTGATGGCAGCCTGGCATTAAAACCTGAACTGGCAGCCTTTGTCGAAAAACTAAAAAGCACTAACGGCACCTGCCACCTGATGGGATTAATTTCCACCGGTGGCGTTCATTCCCATCAAGATGAAATCGCCGCACTGGCACGCATCCTTGATGCATGCGGTGTGCCCGTCGCTGTGCATGTGTTTCTGGATGGGCGCGACAGCCCCCCCCAAAGCGCCATCGGCTTCCTTCAAAAATTCGAAGCCGATTTAGGGCCAGGTCCAAAAATCGTTACTGTGACGGGGCGCTATTACGCCATGGACCGGGACACCAGATGGGAACGCATTGAACAAGCCTATGACGGGTTGGTATCGGCCAAAGGGGCCCCCCATGCCACAGCGCAGGATGTGGTGAATGTGGCCTATGCCAATGATATCACTGATGAATTTATAACCCCCGCCATCATTGATGGCTATCAGGGCATGAAAGATGGCGATGGCATTGTCATGGGCAATTTCCGATCTGACCGGGCGCGTGAAATTCTGACCGCATTGGTTGACCCAAAATTTGATGGGTTTGAAAGAAGCCAAACCATTGCCCTCGCTTGCGCCCTTGGGATGACCGAATATTCAACGGCGCTGAACACCCGAATGGAAGCCCTGTTCAAGGCACAAACCCTGAATAATATTCTGGGCGATGTATTATCGCGCGCTGACATGAGCCAATTGAGGATTGCGGAAACCGAAAAATATGCCCATGTCACCTTCTTCTTCAATGGCGGCGTGGAAGAACCCATGAAGCATGAAGAACGGATTCTTGTGCCATCGCCAAAAGTTGCAACCTATGACCTGGAACCCGAAATGTCGGCCAAAGAAATCACCGATCATTTGGTAACGGCCATCGGTGAAGACCGGTTTGACTTCATCCTTGTGAATTACGCCAATGGCGACATGATCGGGCACACCGGAAATTTTGATGCTGCCGTCATCGCCGCCCAAACCGTTGATCAAAGCCTGGGCCGTCTTGAAAAGGCCGTGATTGATGCTGGCGGTGTCTTGATGGTCACGGCGGACCATGGCAATGCGGAACAGATGTATGACGATGAAACCAAACAGCCCCATACGGCCCACACGATCAATCTGGTCCCCCTTATCCTTGTTAATGGGCCAGAACCGGTAACAGGGATTGCCGATGGACGTCTGGCAGATATTGCCCCGACGGTTTTGGCACTGCTGGGCCTTACAAGGCCTACTGAAATGACTGGAAAATCACTTCTGGAACCAACCCATGGGGATGGTGCACGTGAACGGATACAGGCCACTGCCTGA
- a CDS encoding peptidoglycan DD-metalloendopeptidase family protein gives MNGYRPLPDHTTWYFAPPHKCGRKSRAPGWVFLSLVLAIFIPFQGMAAETPETDLKSVERALKQSEARSKSLALDAKRITKERAKIRKTLIRAARDTQIRQRAIDRLKNHVARLKAQERAKTQSLDARRKSLTELIAALQRIARHPPEAVMAYSATPQDTLRSALLLRSAIPEVESRARELKETLSALTRLRTLAGKREANLASKVTSLKHKRRELYQLLKKKRALEKKALSKHTRSKNDVLQLAAKAKGLRDLLEKLKQHKKRLRTARLLPPPSRHQRRTKRNLPKHGETRPFVVARARGNFAPPVLGTITARYGSKANFGPKNKGLRISTTPQAQVIAPFDGLVVFAGPFRGYGRLLIIDHGGGYHTLLSGLERIDTDVNQRLLTGEPIGTMGQPSKGRPELYLELRRNGQPINPLPWLAAPPTDKVSG, from the coding sequence GTGAACGGATACAGGCCACTGCCTGATCACACAACATGGTATTTTGCGCCCCCCCATAAATGCGGGCGTAAATCGCGTGCGCCGGGTTGGGTCTTTTTGTCCCTTGTCCTTGCCATCTTTATCCCGTTTCAGGGCATGGCGGCAGAGACCCCGGAAACCGATCTTAAATCTGTTGAGCGTGCCCTCAAACAAAGTGAGGCCCGAAGCAAATCGCTTGCCTTGGATGCAAAACGCATTACCAAAGAACGGGCAAAAATTCGAAAAACCCTGATCCGTGCCGCTAGGGATACCCAGATCCGGCAACGTGCCATAGATCGGCTAAAGAACCATGTGGCCCGTCTCAAGGCTCAGGAACGCGCCAAAACACAATCCCTTGATGCGCGACGCAAAAGCCTGACGGAACTCATCGCTGCCCTTCAGCGCATCGCACGCCACCCCCCCGAAGCGGTCATGGCGTATTCCGCGACCCCCCAAGACACCCTCAGGAGTGCCCTGTTGCTGCGCTCGGCCATTCCCGAAGTAGAATCCCGCGCACGGGAACTGAAAGAAACCCTTTCTGCCCTTACCCGTTTGCGCACCCTTGCAGGGAAGCGCGAAGCCAATCTGGCATCAAAAGTGACGTCCCTGAAACACAAGCGCCGCGAGCTTTATCAGCTTCTGAAAAAAAAGCGTGCCCTTGAGAAAAAGGCCTTATCCAAACACACCCGCAGCAAAAATGACGTGCTTCAACTGGCGGCAAAAGCCAAAGGCCTGCGCGACCTTTTAGAGAAGCTCAAACAACACAAAAAACGTCTGCGCACGGCCAGATTGCTTCCCCCACCATCCCGACACCAACGCCGGACAAAAAGAAATTTGCCCAAGCACGGCGAGACACGGCCCTTTGTGGTGGCGCGCGCGCGCGGAAATTTTGCACCACCCGTCCTTGGCACCATCACTGCGCGCTATGGTTCAAAGGCCAATTTTGGACCTAAAAACAAGGGGTTGAGAATTTCAACCACCCCCCAAGCGCAGGTGATTGCACCCTTTGATGGCTTGGTCGTGTTTGCAGGACCCTTTCGGGGGTATGGGCGGCTCTTGATCATCGATCACGGCGGGGGATATCATACTTTGCTCTCTGGCCTTGAGCGTATTGACACGGACGTCAATCAGCGTTTATTGACCGGAGAGCCCATAGGAACCATGGGCCAGCCCTCAAAAGGCCGGCCTGAGCTTTACTTGGAATTACGAAGAAATGGCCAGCCCATTAACC